Proteins co-encoded in one Lacerta agilis isolate rLacAgi1 chromosome 6, rLacAgi1.pri, whole genome shotgun sequence genomic window:
- the TMEM53 gene encoding transmembrane protein 53, giving the protein MGSKELGCVVELPPTPREREPASFLFFPESGAAKRSKGNLPVVILLGWAGCKDRYLQKYSTIYLQEGCVVIRYTAPWRLVFFSESLGINSLQNLAKKLLEFLFDYKVETKPLLFHVFSNGGVMLYRYIVELLHTHQQFQHLRVVGTVFDSAPGRKNLRGAIGALSVVLSSYNVCVKYALLLTFAVLVVTWRMVLYPVTRFVHESHYDAMSKQLSRWPELYLYSKADSVIQASDVENMIEARKQHQVLVKAVDFVDTDHVSHLRAYPTLYTTHCISFMYNCIGST; this is encoded by the exons ATGGGGTCCAAGGAGTTGGGGTGCGTAGTGGAGCTGCCCCCGACCCCGCGGGAGAGAGAGCCTG cttcctttcttttttttccagagtCCGGTGCTGCAAAGAGAAGTAAAGGCAATCTGCCCGTGGTGATACTGCTTGGGTGGGCTGGCTGCAAGGATAGGTACCTGCAGAAATACAGCACCATCTACCTTCAGGAG GGATGTGTAGTGATCCGCTATACGGCTCCTTGGAGATTGGTTTTCTTTTCAGAATCCTTGGGTATAAATTCCCTGCAGAACTTGGCAAAGAAGCTGCTGGAGTTCCTCTTTGACTACAAAGTAGAGACGAAGCCCCTGCTCTTTCATGTGTTCAGCAATGGAGGTGTCATGCTGTACCGCTACATTGTGGAGCTTCTTCACACTCACCAGCAGTTCCAGCATCTAAGGGTGGTGGGTACAGTGTTTGACAGTGCTCCTGGCAGGAAGAACCTGCGGGGTGCAATTGGTGCCCTCTCAGTTGTCCTATCGTCATACAATGTATGTGTTAAGTATGCCCTTTTACTGACATTTGCAGTTCTGGTGGTGACATGGCGGATGGTACTGTATCCTGTGACCCGCTTTGTACATGAGAGCCACTATGATGCCATGTCGAAGCAACTTTCTAGATGGCCTGAGCTATACCTCTACTCCAAGGCGGATTCTGTTATTCAAGCAAGTGATGTGGAGAATATGATAGAGGCTCGGAAGCAGCATCAGGTCCTTGTTAAGGCTGTGGACTTTGTGGACACTGATCATGTCAGCCACCTGCGAGCATATCCCACCTTATACACAACTCATTGCATCTCCTTTATGTACAATTGCATTGGGAGCACTTAG